A genomic window from Hirundo rustica isolate bHirRus1 chromosome 14, bHirRus1.pri.v3, whole genome shotgun sequence includes:
- the DND1 gene encoding dead end protein homolog 1, protein MPAMDEMTLTNGINEAAKMALLAWEKETGIELVQINGQRHYGAPPPGWEGGPPPAGTEVYIARLPQDIYENTLIPLFESVGKLYEFRLMMTFSGLNRGFAYARYGSLRDAQRAIATFHRFQLREGCAIVVCWSTQKRELVVSGLPASVSRQELEAGLRMVTEGIRSVSLYASPCQRQAKLAVLNYKSHRAAALAKKALMEGNLRLGKEGMRVDWLDPQLKKKLQPCEEEPLSSWVQGGKSLAVPRPGSLSLSLQDVLECLNVVCWKHRLRTPLIITRCVQVNPNGWQKFWYQVVIPGYHVPISGFTWVSPDRKGQSKQEKAKVVAALHILQVLGC, encoded by the exons ATGCCGGCCATGGACGAGATG ACGCTGACCAACGGAATCAACGAGGCTGCTAAGATGGCCCTGCTCGCCTGGGAGAAGGAGACCGGCATCGAGCTGGTGCAAATCAACGGGCAGAGGCACTATGGAGCACCCCCCCCAG GCTGGGAGGGCGGCCCGCCGCCGGCCGGCACCGAGGTGTACATTGCCAGGCTGCCGCAGGACATCTACGAGAACACCCTGATCCCGCTGTTCGAGAGCGTGGGGAAGCTCTACGAGTTCCGCCTCATGATGACCTTCAGCGGGCTCAACCGCGGCTTCGCCTACGCCCGGTACGGCTCCCTGCGGGACGCCCAGAGAGCCATCGCCACCTTCCATCGCTTCCAGCTGCGCGAGGGCTGTGCCATCGTGGTGTGCTGGAGCACGCAGAAACGCGAGCTCGTCGTGAGCGGCCTGCCCGCCTCGGTGAGCcggcaggagctggaggccgGGCTGCGGATGGTCACTGAGGGGATCCGCAGTGTCTCCCTGTACGCCAGCCCCTGCCAGAGGCAGGCCAAGCTCGCCGTGCTGAACTACAAGTcgcacagagctgctgccctggccaaGAAAGCCCTGATGGAAG GGAACCTGAGGCTCGGGAAAGAAGGGATGAGGGTGGACTGGCTGGACCCCCAACTGAAGAAGAAGCTGCAGCCCTGTGAGGAGGAGCCATTGTCCAGCTGGGTACAGGGAGGCaagagcctggcagtgcccaggccaGGGTCCCTgtctctgtcactgcaggatgTGCTGGAGTGCCTGAATGTGGTGTGCTGGAAGCATCGCCTGAGGACACCCCTGATCATCACCAGGTGTGTCCAGGTGAACCCCAACGGATGGCAGAAGTTCTGGTACCAGGTGGTGATCCCGGGATACCATGTGCCCATCAGTGGCTTCACATGGGTCTCACCGGATAGGAAGGGCCAGAGCAAGCAGGAGAAGGCCAAGGTGGTGGCGGCCCTGCACATTCTCCAGGTGTTAG GGTGCTAG
- the WDR55 gene encoding WD repeat-containing protein 55: MAAAMEEEPPESPEPAARQPRVRDTPEDICLEATANAIALHPARPLLAAGDVDGDVYLYSYSCTEGENRQLWSSGHHLKSCRDVAFSQDGQKLFTVSKDKSIHILTAEEGRLETRFPKAHESALNCVLPIDNHIFATGDDGGAVKVWDLRKGSAILEARQQEEYISAMTVDGNGKLLLTASGDGTLGVFNVKRRRFELLSEPQNGDLTSVVLMKRGRKVACGSSEGTIYLFNWDGFGAASDRFALRTETIDCMVPITDSIVCVGSLDGVIRAVNVLPNRVLGCVGQHLGEPIEQLAVTADGKLLASSGHDQKVKFWDVSALGSMVVDDYRRKKKKGGPLRALSSKALGSGEDFFADLRDEAEPEAAGEGGDSGDSDSDSD, translated from the exons ATGGCGGCCGCCATGGAGGAG gagcccccGGAGTCCCCGGAGCCGGCGGCGCGGCAGCCGCGAGTGCGGGACACCCCCGAGGACATTTGTCTGGAGGCCACGGCCAACGCCATCGCGCTGCACCCGGCGCGGCCGCTGCTGGCCGCGGGGGACGTGGACGGCGACGTGTACCT GTACTCGTACTCCTGCACCGAGGGGGAGAACCGGCAGCTCTGGTCCTCGGGACATCACCTCAAGTCGTGCCGGGACGTGGCGTTCTCCCAGGACGGGCAGA AGCTTTTCACTGTGTCCAAGGATAAGTCCATCCACATTCTGACAGCGGAGGAGGGCCGGCTGGAAACGCGCTTCCCCAAGGCCCACGA ATCGGCCCTCAACTGCGTGCTGCCCATCGACAACCACATCTTTGCCACGGGTGACGACGGCGGGGCAGTGAAGGTGTGGGACCTGCGCAAGGGCAGTGCCATCCTGGAGGCACGGCAGCAGGAGGAGTACATCAGTGCCATGACCGTGGATGGCAACGGGAAGCTCTTACTGACAGCCAG TGGTGATGGCACCCTGGGCGTCTTCAACGTGAAGAGACGGCGCTTTGAGCTGCTCTCAGAGCCGCAGAACGGGGACCTGACATCTGTGGTCCTGATGAAG AGGGGGAGGAAGGTGGCGTGTGGCTCCAGCGAAGGCACCATCTACCTCTTCAACTGGGATGGCTTCGGGGCTGCTAGCGACCGCTTTGCGCTCAGGACAGAGACCATTGACTGCATGGTGCCCATCACGGACAGCATCGTGTGCGTGGGGTCCCTGGATGGAGTCATCAG GGCGGTGAACGTGCTGCCGAACCGCGTGCTGGGCTGTGTGGGACAGCACCTGGGCGAGCCCATCGAGCAGCTGGCCGTGACCGCGGACGGGAAGCTCCTGGCCAGCAGCGGCCACGACCAGAAGGTGAAGTTCTGGGACGTGTCGGCGCTCGGGTCGATGGTGGTCGACGATTACCGccggaagaagaagaagggcgGGCCGCTGCGCGCCCTCAGCAGCAAGGCGCTGGGCAGCGGGGAGGATTTCTTCGCCGACCTGCGGGACGAGGCCGAGCCGGAGGCGGCGGGGGAGGGCGGTGACAGCGGCGACAGCGATAGCGACAGCGACTGA